One segment of Colias croceus chromosome 15, ilColCroc2.1 DNA contains the following:
- the LOC123697699 gene encoding basic juvenile hormone-suppressible protein 2-like, with protein sequence MKVLICVLGLLALASAKPGITDDTTIVNWDVKQRQIFILKLLNNILQPCMYKDIEEIGKNYKIEDNVHLYGKQDVVKTFVNMMKFGFLPRGEVFTINVDRQLKEVVTMFHMLYYAKDFDTFIKTACWMRLYLNEGMFVYALTVAVRHRDDCKGIVLPPAYEIYPYYYVRADVIQKAYLLKMKKGLLDSKLADFYGIKKTDKDIYIIDENVFDKRVYLSDEDRLRYFTEDIDLNTYYYYFHVDYPFWMKDDVNNKLNMKMDRRWEMTLYIYQQILARYYLERLSNGLGEIELLSWNRPIRKGYWPWLKLHNGLELPARFNDHILVRNTNIGNVKLVQDYEKIINEAIIKGFIEINGKRFDLTHQKDIENLGKLIYGTVDKDDVDVTHVEAYRYMLILMKSVVGLNTFGSDKYFVAPTVLDSYQTALRDPVFYQLQKRLCYLFMLFKMRLPSYTREELYFPGVKIDNVVVDKLVTYFDDYLMDMTNAVTWNDDELKKAKSDMTFLVRKRRLNHKPFKMTFDIMSDKTVDCVVRIFLGPKEDHLGRLLDINVNRVNFVELDSFLYKLNTGKNTIVRNSIDMHNLVRDRIMTNDLWKKFDTITDIKDLWNKDLKNYNTGFPTRLILPKGTIGGMKCLLYVIVTPLKLVDNVDLSILDNNRKDYMIDFRSTVLLDKMPLGFPFDRKIDVTKFFTPNMKFVDVMIFHKTQVCDMKTRWDKYVLKNYDMFDKTVINDNYSYTDVDVNIKHDRDVNMFDF encoded by the exons ATGAAGGTGCTCATTTGTGTGCTTGGGCTTCTTGCCCTGGCTTCGGCCAAGCCTGGGATTACTGACGATACCACAATAG TTAACTGGGATGTGAAGCAAAGGCAAATTTTCATACTGAAGCTGCTGAACAACATCCTCCAACCATGCATGTACAAGGACATTGAAGAAATTGGCAAGAACTACAAGATCGAAGACAATGTGCACTTATATGGC AAACAAGATGTAGTGAAGACCTTCGTCAACATGATGAAATTCGGTTTCTTGCCTCGTGGTGAGGTGTTCACTATCAACGTCGACCGCCAACTCAAAGAAGTAGTCACAATGTTCCACATGTTGTACTACGCTAAGGACTTCGACACTTTCATCAAGACCGCTTGCTGGATGCGTTTGTACCTCAACGAGGGAATGTTCGTCTACGCTTTAACTGTCGCCGTGCGCCACCGTGATGACTGCAAGGGAATCGTTCTCCCCCCTGCTTATGAAATCTACCCATACTACTACGTCCGTGCGGATGTCATCCAAAAGGCGTACTTACTTAAAATGAAAAAGGGTCTCCTGGATTCCAAACTTGCTGACTTCTACGGAATCAAAAAGACCGACAAGGACATTTATATCATCGATGAAAACGTATTCGACAAGAGAGTTTACTTGAGCGATGAAGACAGGCTAAGATACTTCACTGAAGATATTGACCTAAACacctactactactacttcCATGTTGACTATCCATTCTGGATGAAGGATGATGTTAACAACAAGTTGAACATGAAGATGGACAGAAGATGGGAAATGACTCTGTACATCTACCAACAGATCCTTGCCCGATACTACCTTGAACGTCTTTCTAACGGTCTTGGAGAAATCGAACTTCTCTCATGGAACCGACCAATCAGGAAGGGATACTGGCCTTGGTTGAAATTACACAACGGTCTTGAATTACCTGCAAGATTTAATGACCACATCCTTGTTAGGAATACCAACATTGGAAACGTTAAACTTGTACAGGACTACGAAAAAATCATAAACGAAGCTATCATTAAAGGTTTCATTGAG aTCAATGGAAAACGATTTGACCTGACACATCAGAAGGATATTGAAAACCTCGGCAAACTTATCTACGGCACTGTTGACAAGGATGATGTTGACGTCACCCATGTTGAAGCTTACCGTTACATGCTCATCCTCATGAAATCTGTCGTTGGACTGAACACTTTCGGAAGTGACAA GTACTTCGTCGCTCCCACAGTTCTCGACTCTTACCAAACCGCGCTCCGTGATCCAGTCTTCTATCAACTGCAGAAGCGTCTCTGCTACTTGTTCATGCTCTTCAAGATGCGCCTCCCGAGCTACACTCGCGAAGAACTCTACTTCCCTGGCGTTAAAATCGACAATGTTGTTGTAGACAAGCTGGTTACATACTTCGATGACTACCTTATGGATATGACCAATGCCGTCACATGGAATGATGATGAATTAAAGAAGGCCAAATCTGACATGACTTTCTTGGTACGCAAACGTCGTCTTAACCACAAGCCATTCAAAATGACATTCGACATCATGTCTGACAAAACAGTTGATTGTGTTGTCAGAATATTCTTAGGACCTAAAGAAGACCATCTTGGCCGCTTACTGGATATCAACGTAAACCGCGTCAACTTTGTTGAGCTAGACTCCTTCTTGTACAAACTCAACACTGGAAAGAACACAATTGTCAGAAACTCGATTGACATGCACAACCTTGTGCGTGACAGAATTATGACCAACGACTTATGGAAGAAGTTTGACACCATCACAGACATCAAAGATCTGTGGAACAAGGACCTTAAGAACTACAACACTGGCTTCCCAACAAGGCTGATCTTACCTAAAGGTACAATTGGTGGTATGAAGTGCTTGTTGTACGTGATCGTCACGCCTTTGAAACTTGTAGACAACGTCGACTTATCTATCCTGGATAACAACCGCAAAGACTACATGATTGACTTCAGATCTACAGTCTTGCTCGACAAGATGCCTCTTGGTTTCCCATTCGACCGCAAGATTGACGTGACCAAATTCTTCACACCTAACATGAAATTCGTGGATGTTATGATCTTCCACAAGACACAAGTTTGTGACATGAAGACTCGTTGGGACAAATACGTGCTCAAGAACTACGACATGTTTGACAAAACTGTTATCAACGACAACTACAGCTACACAGATGTAGATgtaaacatcaaacacgacAGAGATGTTAACATGTTTGACTTCTAA